TTTTCATACAACTTTTGTAAATCAGGGATTTCAGCACGGCATGGTGGACACCAGGTTGCCCAGAAATTGATTAGGACGCGCTTGCCTCGATAATCCGATAATTGAACTGTCTCACCATTCAGCGTTTGCAGCTTGAAATCAGGGGCAATTTCACCTCGTTCAAGCCCCACTTGATCAGATTCTTTCACTTCCTCCTGGTTATTCGCTGGTGGTGATGTGATTTTACCTCCTGAAACGGATTCATTTCCTTCTTTGGGGGTTGGTTCATCAGTCGAACTTGTAAAATCGTAAACTGCAAAGCCAAACATTCCAACTACAATTACAAGCAGAATTGCCTTTTTCATGGTTCATTCCCTCCGTATTATCCTAATTTCGATAACCATGTATCCTGTACTAAATCAAGCAGAAACCCGGTAATTCGCGGCATAAGGCCGAAAAATAAAACCAGTCCCATGATTATCATAATAACTGCGCCTATCTTCATAATGATCTGGCTGTGCCGGACAATCCATCTGGTCGATCCAAGAAAGAAAGTCAGTGTGATAAACGGTAACGCAAAGCCGATGACGTACATAATCGTATAAAATACCCCTTGGCTTGGATTACTGGCAGCAAGCAGCAGAATAGAGCCAAAGATAGGGCCTATACACGGGGTCCAGCCAGCCGCGAAACCAAGGCCAATGAAAAAGGTTCCCACATACCCCGCCGGCTTTTTGGAGTAATGGAACCGCCTTTCTTTCATTAACGATGGAATCGTAATCCAACCGGCAACAAATAACCCCATAATGATAATGAAAATCCCTGCAATCCGTTGAATAAACAACCCGGAATCGCCAAGCAATAAATCCTGCGCCCATTGCCCTAGAAACGAAGCACTGGCGCCAAGACTAATAAATACTAATGATACCGCCAATAAAAAGATAATCGAGTGACTCATTAATTTGCGGCGAATTTTAGCGTCCTGATTCCCCCTGAGTTCCTTCACACTTATCCCGGTAATGTACGATAAATATGCTGGAAATATTGGCAGCACACACGGTGACAGGAAGGACAACGCCCCCGCCCCTATCGCTAGAAACATTCCCACTACCAGCATCGTATCTGCTTCAATTCCACCCATTGCGATCCCTCTTTCTTTTGTTAAAAATAATAATTAAAATGCTTACAATGAAAAACAAGCCCACAAACCATGGATCCATTAAATAACCAAATACTGTAGCAAATGGCTGTGTATATGCGATTAGCACAACCCCGGCCGACCAGCCACAAAGCATCACGATCAATAGCACACTGCCTGATATGCGATCACGGACCAGCAGGAATGTAATCAGAAGAACAGTTAGTAATATTATGTAACCAAGCGAGTACACCCTGTCGTGCCAAACAAGCTGGATAAATTCATAGAAAAACGACGCCACCAGGAACACAGGCAGAAAAGATTCCATAAATAAAGGCACGTCCATCTTTCGTCGTTTAGACTTATAAGCAAGTACGACAGCACTAAATAAAACCGCCAGATAAAATGCATTCGAGTTACTTGGATAAGCCAATATTGCCAATGGATCCTTGATGAATATGGAAAGGTTTAACAGGACCTTTCCAAGCCAGATAAAGATCATGAAATTAATCAGTTGTGAAATCATTTCCTCTAGGAGCCTTTTCTTTTGTGCCTTAGACAAATCGCTCACAATATAAAAGAAAATAAATCCAGCAAGCATACTGAAGATTATTACGCCGATTGCCATTAATTTGCTTACGACCAGCATAAAGCGACTCCTCCATTTCAATGGTTTACATCCTTACCATATACGTTGATTGTGAAAATTTGATGAAAATATCAGTATTTCTATAACTTGCCTAATATATAAATGAGCAATGTATTCTTTTTGCGAAGATGAACTGGACTTGTCGTCAGTCATGCAAACGTTAAAGTGAATCTTATGAAGCGCAAGTAAAGTCAATTTCATATAAGAAAAGCTTAGGGCGCCCGTTTAGAAGCGGACGCATAAGCAAGGGATCGTAGAACGCATGGGTATGGCGTTCGTAGTGTCCATTGCTTATGACGACAGTTTTTGGGCGCTGGAGCTAGACAAGAAAAGCGCAAGCGCCCGTTTAGAAGCGGACGCATAAGCAAGGGACCGTAGAACGCATGGGTTTGGCGTTCATAGTGTCCATTGCTTATGACGGCAGCTTTTGGGTGCTGGAGCTAGACATATATAAAAAACGTGTCAGAGGAGGGATTATGCTCCTTAACACGTTTTTTCAAAGTTTATTTAATTCATCCTAAAATTTTCTATTATATGGATTCTTTTGATTCCACTACTTTATCAATCATCCCGTATTCCTTCGCTTCCTCTGCTGTCATGAAGTAATCCCGATCCGTGTCTTTGTTTATTTTTTCAAGCGGCTGTCCGGTTCGTTCTGCGAGAATATTGTTAATTCGCTTCCGCATCTGGATAATACGGCGGGCGCTAATTTCAATATCACTTGCCTGGCCTTTTGCTCCACCTAATGGCTGGTGAATGACCACTTCACTGTTCGGCAAAGCAAGCCGCTTTCCTTTCGCTCCGGCTACGAGCAACATGGCGCCAAAGGAAGCTGCGAACCCGGTACAAATTGTTTGCACATCCGGCTTGATGAACTGCATCGTATCGTAAATTGCAAATCCCGCGGTGATTGATCCACCGGGACTGTTAATGTACAGGGATATGTCTTTTTCAGAATCCTCCGCCGCCAAAAACAACAATTGTGCCACGATGCTATTGGCAATTTCATCATTGACCTCTGTTCCAAGAAACACAACGCGATCCCTCAGCAACCGCGAATAAATATCATACGAGCGTTCTCCTTGCTTTGTCTGCTCAACGACATATGGAATGACATTCGACATGCTGGTTAGCTCCTTCCATTATGCAGCGAACGAAAACTCCTTCGTCAACCATGACAAGGAATTCAGCCATTCTGACCGATAAAACGGGATAAAAAGTAAATCGCCGCTTTTTGTCGGGATTGCCACAAGCAAGTATGAAACACTTGCTCTCGAAATTTGTTGTATTGTGAGCTGTGGTCCTGAAACCATTTTGGCACCTGGGATGGACGTTTGACGCGGTTCCAGCATTTCTTTATGAAAAAGATCGATTAATTTGGCCGCCTCCCCGTTGCGTACTGCGGTGACATAGGTTATAACTCTGTCGTGGTCCATGTTTCCATCGTCTTCATGTTTTTCCAGATTCAATTTTCTCCGGGCACGATGGAGGGCTGCCTTTACTGCCCCTTCATTTGTGCCAGTCATCGCTGCAGTTTCCTGCGCTGTGTAGTCCAGTCCAGATAACAGCATTGCCAAACGTTGTTTAGGTGTCAGCTCACGCAGTAATAATTCCATTGCACTGTATATCTGATCCGAGTCCGTCTCTTTCCTCGCCACCAGCATTGACGTATCCTGATTGAAGTCTACATCCGGCTTGCGTTTTCGGTATTCATCAATCCATGTATTAGAGGCAATCCGGAACAAGTACGCTTTGGACACTGACTTTGATGTACCAAGCCAGCTTTTGTATGCCTTTGTTAATGTATCCTGCATCAGGTCTTCCCCATCCCATGTCGATTTCATCAAAGATCGGCAATACTTTTCCAAGTCCTTCAGGTATGGTTGAACAGCATTCTCGAAGTTTTCATTCGCTTCAGCGAGAGTTTTTTGTACATGCGGCCGCATTGCAAATCACTCCTCAAATTTTGTCTTTCACTTAGTATAAACGAAAAAGCGGGGTGAAAAGATACGGGAGTGTGAAAAATATTTAGCGGGGGTTAGTTTTGGCGAATACACTTAGGGTAAAATGACTACAACACATAAAAGCCTTAATCCTACAAGAACATTTGGATTAAGGCTTTGATTTCCCTTCCACATTTACCGATAATTATCATGGATGGGCTGAAAAAGATCTTCCTCCGCTTTTCGAACAATAGAAAAATGAACAACATTGTCATAGCCGTGCAACGTTTCATTCGTATGATTGATAATCTGTTCAGCAGATAAATTTTCCGAATCCGCCGTTGAATGTCCATCCCCAACTAGTGTAACGTCAAAGTAATTGGCCGTGGCCGTTCTTACTGCAGTGTCAATGCAATATTGTGTGGCGCACCCCATAATCACAAGGTGGTCAATCTTCTTCTCTTTCAAAAGTGTCATTAATGGAGTTCCATAAAATGAATTCGTGGCTTTTTTATCAATTACTGGTGAATCAGCTGGCACTTTGATGTCCTGGTGGATTTGAAACCCTTTCCCTTCCCCGCCGGCAACATCCTTATCCCTTACAAAAACAATAAGAGAATCAGATTCCTGTGCTTTTTTTATTACCAGATTAATATTTTCCACCAGCTTTTCCTTACGAAAGACACTTTTCTCCTGCTCATTTCCCTCAATTAATTCCTGCTGGGCATCGATTACTAATAAAGCTTGCTTCAATAGCAAAACCTCTTTTCTTTGTATTTACCTGCTTTCATTTCCTGCATATACTTATTTCGCTGCGGGTCCGATGAATTCCTCTATATTTTTTTCAAAAAAGGATTTATAATCGAAGAAATGTCGAAAATGAGGTGTTATTAATGCAAAAGCTCACATTTCAATCCGCATGGGATAAAACAATTGCCGATCGGGACCGGGAACGGATTAAAGAAACGTTTCAAAAAGCAGAATTAGCCCCGGGTGTTGACATTCAGTTCACATCACTTTGGCAAGCCAAAAATCATCGCGGGGATCTGCTGGTTGCAATGTTAATCCATAACACCAGTTACCAGGATTACACCTTCCATAATCAAGAGTTTTCCTATGTAGTAAACGATACAATTCTCGCCAAGTATAGCTTCTCTCCCGGGGTAACTATCCAAAAACAAACCAGCATGCCCTGGACATTCATCTTCCCTACCGGAAGCTTTAACAGCAACGCAAAGTTTGAAGGCGGCCAGCTGCGGGGTGGGACGCGGGGACAGGTTCCTTGACCCGCGACTGCCTTTCCGGATTCAAGGCACTGCTTGGGACCGTGTTCAGTACTTCACTTCATCTTTCGTATTTCCAACGTTTACAGTTTATTAAGATCCTGAAACAGCTTTTCTTTCAATTCCTTCCTATGCGTTTCCACCCGGTTTATTTTTCCCAAAGTTAGTAACGAAAAAAGAGAAACAAATAAATACTTGCCGAGGCTTGTTTCCTTATTCTGTGCAATAATTTTTTCCACAGGCAGGTTCCTCCCGAGTTAAATTTTCATCATTTAAACAAAATAATTTCCGCTCTAACTGTCTCCCCAATCTCAAGAATTCCGTACGAATAATGTGGCAGAGTTCGTTTATCGGTTGGTGATCCCGGGTTCATCAACAGTATCTTTTTAAAATATCGAATCATCGGGATGTGTGAGTGGCCATAAATGATAATATCTACTTCGTCCCCATCAAACGTAGCCAACGCGCGTTTTTCAGTTGTTTTTTTCTCCCCATGTCCGTGGACAATACCAATCCTGTGCCCCTGCACTTCTACTATTTGCTGGGAAGGAAAATTTTTTATAACCTCATCGGGATCCACATTGCCGTACACGCCCTTTACCTCGGCGTAACTGGAAAACGTCCGAAAAACATCCATCGACATCCAATCCCCTGCATGAATAATGAGATCGGCCGATTTACAGTCCTTCACCAGATTTGATGGCAGTTGTTTGGCCTTTTTCGGCATATGCGTGTCTGAAGTCACCACGATTTTCATGTCGTCCCTCCATTTCCGTCAACATTACTTCAAAATGCTCATATTAAAGTTTGACTGTACTTAGGTGCTATTTAATTCCTTCTCTTTGTTTATTGTGTTTGAAAACATTGTACATGAGGGATTCCTATACAAAAACCCCAGAAAGAAACTCTTTCCAGGGCCAATTAATTCAAAATAACTTATATACAAACTTATCATAATTTCGCCCATCCGGGACAAGGAACCTGTCCCCGCGTCCCTACTTATGCACGTATTGGCGTTTGTTGTCGGTTATGCCTGCTAGGCAGATGGCTGCGGGGTCATTGTTGACTGTTAGTTCGATGGTTGAACCGTCTGTTGGCAGGGTTTCTTGGAAAACTTCTTCGTATTCGGCTACAGATAATTCTGTACGATTGGAAAATAACGTTTTGTGATTTTCCATCTGTAAGTGCTTCTGATAGTCTGGCTGCAATATGCCAGTGAAGAACTCACCTACTGCACCGGAACCATAGCTGAACAACCCGATTTTTGCACCTGCCTGCAGATTTTCATTTTGTTCAAGCAGGGAAAGCAGACTTAAGTACAGTGACCCGGTGTAGATATTGCCCACATTGCGGTTATACGTTGCACTAATCTTGTAGTTTTCCACCAGCCGGTCTTTCACATCTTCTGTCCCTTCATCCAGAACAGTCCGCAATGCTTTCAGCCCCATCTTGGTATATGGCAGGTGGTAGCAAATTGCTTCGAAGTCCTTAAGCTCCAGTCCTGTCTTTGCTTTGTATTGCCCAAAGACTTTGGAAAAAAAAGAGATATATTGTTCATTCGATAATTTTCCGTCCACGAATGCCATATCCGAATAGACCGGGCGCCAGAAGTCCATAATATCTGCGGTGAAATAAACGCTATTATCCTCAAGTTCCATAATACGCGGATTGGCACTGATCACTAAGGCTACCGCTCCCGCTCCCTGGGTTGCTTCGCCCGATGTGTTCAGCCCGTACCTTGCGATGTCGGAACCAAGCACCAATACTTTGCTCTCTGGATTTAATGCAATATGCCCTTTTGCCATTTGAATTCCAGCAGTCGCTCCGTAACAGGCCTGCTTCACTTCAATCGCCCGGGAATATGGGTTAATTCCTAATAATTCATGCACATATACCGCTGCTGACTTAGAGCTGTCGATTCCGGATTCTGTTCCGAAAATAACAAAGTCAATGTCCTTTTTATCTTTTTCGTCCAATATTTCCAGTGCCGCATTTGCCGCTAAAGTAACCGGATCCTGTGTGATCGGGGCTACTGCCATCTTCTCCTGTCCAATGCCGATTGTATATTTTTCAGGATCCACACCCCGCTCTTCAGCTAATTTGTTCATATCAACATAAAGATGTGGTGTGTAAAAGCCTATTTTATCAATTCCTATTTTCACGATTTTTTCTCCTTTAACGACTCGTATTAAATGATTCCATCCCATCGTACGTAAATTGGTTAAACTTCAGTTTACTATATTTGATGGGAAAATTAAATCATCACGCCCGTTAGCAAGGCTTTTCATACTTGCCTGAAAAGTTTATACATGATCTCTTTCCTTCAAAATGTCCTTTATCATTTCAATATGAAATGCGGCCCACGCCTTTTCCTTAAAATGAAATACGGCACTAGCTGTAAGTAGAATGAGGTAAATTAAAATAAAACCGATCCCAATCAAACTGCCATTGTTAAAAAAGATCTTTTGGACTTTATCCGAAATTAAAAATAATAGCCAAGGAATTGACGTGACAAAGATGGGAATAATACCCGTTCCGTTCTTCTCTTTAATCATTCGATAATGGATCAATTGAAGCGTGTCACTATCAAGGGATTCGTAAAAGGATTTAATCTCGGCAGTTTCCATCAGATCCTTATCAGAACCAATATCATCCTGCCCCTTCAACGTCAGAAAGACCTTATGTGCATCACCACGAAAAGAAAACATACCACTCCCCCTTTCACCTATACAATAAATTGTTTACCACATCCCACCGCATCATACATCCGGGACTTGGATTCGGTTGGGTCGTGGGTTGGGTCGCGGGGACAGGTCCCTTGTCCCGCTATCGCCGCCCGCCTCCTTAAATAAGCCGATTTTTTTGTGGTTCCCACCATATTTGTGATTAAATGGTAGGGACAAGGGACCTGTCCCTGCGTCCCGCCGAGGGGGGAGGAAGCTGTCCCTATGTCCCATGAAAGGAGTACGTTTTGGATGATTACTGATTATAATTTGCCGGACAATATTGTTGATATTTTGAATGCGAATAAACGCGAAGATGATGATACATTTCAGGAATTAATACGGCAGGGCGGCTATGTGCCCCCTCATATAAACTTATTAATTGATGCGATTTCCGCACTGAGCATGGGGAAAAATATTTTGCTGAAGGGCCCTACTGGCGCCGGTAAGACGAAATTCGCGGAAACGTTATCCAGCCTGTTTCACCAGCCGATGTTCAGCATCAACTGCTCAGTGGACTTGGACGCGGAAAGCTTGATGGGCTTTAAAACATTGGCGTATCAGGATGAAAAGCAAAAAATTGAATTTGTCCCGGGTCCTGTGACAAGTGCAATGAACGATGGAACCTTCCTATATATTGACGAAATAAATATGGCCAAACCGGAAACATTGCCACTCATCAATGGTGTCCTAGACTACCGGAGAACAATTACCAACCCCTTTACAAACGAAATTATAACCGCTGAAAAGGGATTTAATGTCATTGCCGCAATCAATGAGGGCTACGTTGGCACAGTGCCATTAAACGAAGCGCTGAAAAATCGTTTTATTGTCATTGATGTTCCTTATATCGAGGGGGAAGATCTAAAACAATTGATCGAATCAAACACAAAGCTGACAGATAAAACGACCATCGATTTGTTTGTCACCTTGTCCACTGACCTGATCCGCGCTGTTTATCAGGGAAAACTTGCCGAAGATGCCGCGTCCATCCGCGCCCTGCTTGACGCCTGCGATCTGAGTGCAATCATTCCGCCAAAACGCGCCATTCTCCGGTCGATTGTTGATAAACTTGACGAGGAACGCGAAAGAGAATTTGTGAAGAATTTAGCTGACACATTGTTTTAATACGGGGTGAAGATCTGCCGGGATTGTAGGTTGTTTCCCAAGTTTACTGACTTGTCTCCCGAGTTCGTGATGCGCTCTCCGAAGTCCGAGCACATATACAAAAATGACTATGCAATTGCGCACATATAAGAAAGAAAGGAGGTTACAAATTGAAATACAACCGCTGGGATGATTCTAAGGTAGACACAAATCTTTTCCTGCAGTTACAGGACCTGACCACGATACTATCGGATAACCAGGACTTAAAATTCGAGTACAAGTATGGTTCATTCATCGATCTGATTGATGATGAGGTGACGGGCAGCCATTTCTGGGATGTGAATAATCAGACGATTAAGGAATCCGGTTACAAGACGGATGTATTTTTGCGTTCAATTGGAACCTTGCAACATTCGCATGTCCCCACCCTGAAAGGCTTTTTGGAAAATAACGTTGAATCCAGCCTGCCGAAGTTCACTATTCAATTCATGACGTTGCTGGAAGATTTGCGTCTGGAGGAAATCATTACAAAAGTGCGGCCAGGTACGAAGAAAGACTTCTCTGTCCGGAGAAATTACCTGAAGCACCATTTTCAGACTGAATTAACTGCGAATGTGACACGGAGCAACCGGCTTGATGAATTATTTTGCCTCATTTATTTGTTGCTGCAGGCTGATTCCCCGGACCCTGTTTTCCCGAGGGCGAATGAACAGCAGCTTAACAGTCTTGAGGAATTAAAACCGCTTCTCTACTCCTCTTTTGAGGCAAAAAGCACGGCCGACAGCATTAGGATCGCCGAGCAAGTCGCGGTCCAACTTGGGGAGCAGTACCGGGACATGACACATGACTATTTCACCTTCCCGATTTCACAAATCGAAAAGTATGAGCGGAATACCTTATTTGATGAATTGACGCGGACGGATGATTTGGCGAATGAGGACATAGAGGACGTGGACGACGAAAATAATGAATATATCGATGAACAGTTTTCCAGCTGGCATCGGGAAAATCAGAACAGTGACCGCAAGCAAACGTTTCTGCAATTTGATTTGGAAGTCGGAACGAAAACAAACATTATGGGTGGCGGAACACGCGAAACGGAAGACGCTGATCAGGCTATGGGAACCATCCAGGGGGCTTCCGGCCAAAGCGAGAAAAACGACTATTCGGAACTGGAATCACTCGAGAAACAGGCTGGAACGAAAGGAAAACAAACGACTGAATCTGCATATGGCGAGGAAAATAAAGATGCTGTCGCGATTGATAAAAGAGCCACGGCACCTTCCTGGGATGATGAACAGGCCTATCAGGAGACCGTTCATTCGATCGAAACGTACAAACGCAAACTTGCGACCACCATTGAAAAAACGCTGGAACACAAAAAGAATGAACCGCGCCGCGACCTGCTTTTTGGCCGATTGTCCCATAACCTGCTGCCAGTTGTAATCGATGAAAACCCACGGGTATTTTATAAGAAAAATCAGGAATCAAAAAACATCGATGCCGTGTTCACCCTGCTTGTCGACTGTTCCGCCTCCATGCATAATAAAATGGATGAAACAAAACGGGGTATCGTGTTGTTCCATGAGGCGTTGAAGCAATTGAGGATCCCTCATTCCATCGTCGGTTTCTGGGAGGATGCGAATGATGCGAAAGACACCTATCAGCCAAATTATTTTCACCGCATCCATTCCTACACGGATTCCGTTTATCAAAATGATGGGGCGAAAATCATGCAGCTTGAGCCAGAGGAAGATAACCGTGACGGATTCAGCATTCGGGTGATGACCAAGGAATTAGCAGCCAGACGAGAAAAGAACAAATTCCTGCTCGTATTTTCCGATGGCGAGCCAGCTGCCTGGAATTATGACCAAAATGGTATCGTCGACACGAACCTAGCCGTATCAGAAGCACGCAAAAAAGGCATTGATGTCATCGGTATGTTCTTAGCAGATGGCGGGATCGACGAGCGAGAAGACGAAACAATGAAAAACATCTACGGGAAAGAACGCCTAATGATCCCAAGCGTATCCGAACTCCCCGAACACGTCGCACCACTACTGAAGCGACTGTTATTGAGGGTAGTGTAGCGGGACGCGGGGACAGGTCCCGCGTCCCGCTGCACTGAACCGTCCAAGTGAAATACATAAGAAAAACCGGGCCATATCGCCCGGTTTTTCTTATTACTTCAGGACAAGGAACCTGCGTCCAAGCAGCTTATGCCCGTTTGCGGAACAGGCCGATTAGTGCTAATAGGATTGCTATTACTGATAGGGAAATTGCTATCCAGTTGGTAGATCCTGATTCGGAACTGGAGCTGGTGTCTGTTTCTTCTTCCGCCGCTTCACTTGTGGTGGACTGTTCATGGTCTTCGTGCGATGAAACCGCATCCCCTTCTGAAATCTTTGTCACGGAAGCAGGTTTTTCCGAATCAGGAGATCCCGCCCATTCAACAACAGATCCATCATCATAAGTCTGCACCGCTTTCCAGCTAATTTGTCCGGGTTCACTGGGATTTGCTGCAATAAAGGCAAATTCAGTAAATTCATTCGGGCCAATTCCATCGTTCTTCGCTGTCCAAGTTACCGATTTTATCTATCCATCATCACCTTTTTCCAGCTTATAATCCCAATTGGCCATTGGCAGGACGGACACAAGACTCACGCCATCAGGTACCTGCAGCATCACCTTTGTGGTATGACTATCCTTTTCTACAGGGACGCGCACCGCGTATTTTTCATAGGCATTCGTTGTGCTTTCACTTGGGTGCACCGTTACATGCGCTGACACCACAGTGGTCATTAATAACAAGAAAAACGCCGCAAATAATGGTATAAATAATTTACTTCTCTTCATCATTTAACTAAACCTCCATTAAAAAGATTTTTGTGGGACATGGGGACAGGCACCGTGTCCCGTGTTTTGGGACAGGGTGCCTGTCCCCATGTCCCGCCGACAACCCTATTTCCTGCCGGCGATAAACAGGTTGTCTGTCCATTGGGTTTTTTGGCCGCTTGGATAGTTGGCGGTAATTTTCAGGTGCCAGGTTCCGGGCATGGTGAAGGGTAATTTCACGTGATATTCTCCTGGCTGCGTTTGCTTTGCGGTAAGTGGACCGGATTTCATTCCGTGGTCCGGCATCACGATTTCAACCCGCAATTGTTCAGGTCTCTCCCCGTCGATTGCAGAAAGCCTGATAATCATTTGCTGTTCACCGACTTGTAATTGGTCAATACTGACCGCCGCCTCTGCCTGCGCCTGTTCCTGACTGGATGCCAATGTTTGATCGTACGACTCTACGGCGATTGGATACGCCGTCTGACTCATCCAAACTCCAATCAGAATAACAACTAAACCAATTATCCATTCCACCCGGATAACGCGGGGTGTTGCGAATGTCTTTCTTTTTTTCCACTTTAGTGTTTGAAAAACTGCCAAACCGATCATAACGGCGGTAAAGATAAGTTTAAACAGCAGCAATGTGCTCCACTGCATCCAATCGGTAACTACAGCCACCCAGCTTGTCTGCAGAAAGACCATGGTAATTCCGGATAGGACTACTAATCCAGTGGCAACCATCATCCTGTTTACGAAGAATGGCCTGAATTTTCCCCATGAAACTTCACCACCGTGCTTCCTTTGCCAATAAATG
This Virgibacillus phasianinus DNA region includes the following protein-coding sequences:
- a CDS encoding peroxiredoxin family protein, whose product is MKKAILLVIVVGMFGFAVYDFTSSTDEPTPKEGNESVSGGKITSPPANNQEEVKESDQVGLERGEIAPDFKLQTLNGETVQLSDYRGKRVLINFWATWCPPCRAEIPDLQKLYENKDVAILAVNMTGSEKSKGAVTEFAKKYGMTFPVLLDENADVTTTYQVRAYPTSYMIDSEGRIQFIALGAMNYELMTQQLEKMK
- a CDS encoding cytochrome c biogenesis CcdA family protein, translating into MGGIEADTMLVVGMFLAIGAGALSFLSPCVLPIFPAYLSYITGISVKELRGNQDAKIRRKLMSHSIIFLLAVSLVFISLGASASFLGQWAQDLLLGDSGLFIQRIAGIFIIIMGLFVAGWITIPSLMKERRFHYSKKPAGYVGTFFIGLGFAAGWTPCIGPIFGSILLLAASNPSQGVFYTIMYVIGFALPFITLTFFLGSTRWIVRHSQIIMKIGAVIMIIMGLVLFFGLMPRITGFLLDLVQDTWLSKLG
- the clpP gene encoding ATP-dependent Clp endopeptidase proteolytic subunit ClpP, encoding MSNVIPYVVEQTKQGERSYDIYSRLLRDRVVFLGTEVNDEIANSIVAQLLFLAAEDSEKDISLYINSPGGSITAGFAIYDTMQFIKPDVQTICTGFAASFGAMLLVAGAKGKRLALPNSEVVIHQPLGGAKGQASDIEISARRIIQMRKRINNILAERTGQPLEKINKDTDRDYFMTAEEAKEYGMIDKVVESKESI
- a CDS encoding RNA polymerase sigma factor, which produces MRPHVQKTLAEANENFENAVQPYLKDLEKYCRSLMKSTWDGEDLMQDTLTKAYKSWLGTSKSVSKAYLFRIASNTWIDEYRKRKPDVDFNQDTSMLVARKETDSDQIYSAMELLLRELTPKQRLAMLLSGLDYTAQETAAMTGTNEGAVKAALHRARRKLNLEKHEDDGNMDHDRVITYVTAVRNGEAAKLIDLFHKEMLEPRQTSIPGAKMVSGPQLTIQQISRASVSYLLVAIPTKSGDLLFIPFYRSEWLNSLSWLTKEFSFAA
- a CDS encoding cysteine hydrolase family protein yields the protein MKQALLVIDAQQELIEGNEQEKSVFRKEKLVENINLVIKKAQESDSLIVFVRDKDVAGGEGKGFQIHQDIKVPADSPVIDKKATNSFYGTPLMTLLKEKKIDHLVIMGCATQYCIDTAVRTATANYFDVTLVGDGHSTADSENLSAEQIINHTNETLHGYDNVVHFSIVRKAEEDLFQPIHDNYR
- a CDS encoding SLAP domain-containing protein yields the protein MQKLTFQSAWDKTIADRDRERIKETFQKAELAPGVDIQFTSLWQAKNHRGDLLVAMLIHNTSYQDYTFHNQEFSYVVNDTILAKYSFSPGVTIQKQTSMPWTFIFPTGSFNSNAKFEGGQLRGGTRGQVP
- a CDS encoding metallophosphoesterase family protein, coding for MKIVVTSDTHMPKKAKQLPSNLVKDCKSADLIIHAGDWMSMDVFRTFSSYAEVKGVYGNVDPDEVIKNFPSQQIVEVQGHRIGIVHGHGEKKTTEKRALATFDGDEVDIIIYGHSHIPMIRYFKKILLMNPGSPTDKRTLPHYSYGILEIGETVRAEIILFK
- a CDS encoding hydroxymethylglutaryl-CoA synthase is translated as MKIGIDKIGFYTPHLYVDMNKLAEERGVDPEKYTIGIGQEKMAVAPITQDPVTLAANAALEILDEKDKKDIDFVIFGTESGIDSSKSAAVYVHELLGINPYSRAIEVKQACYGATAGIQMAKGHIALNPESKVLVLGSDIARYGLNTSGEATQGAGAVALVISANPRIMELEDNSVYFTADIMDFWRPVYSDMAFVDGKLSNEQYISFFSKVFGQYKAKTGLELKDFEAICYHLPYTKMGLKALRTVLDEGTEDVKDRLVENYKISATYNRNVGNIYTGSLYLSLLSLLEQNENLQAGAKIGLFSYGSGAVGEFFTGILQPDYQKHLQMENHKTLFSNRTELSVAEYEEVFQETLPTDGSTIELTVNNDPAAICLAGITDNKRQYVHK
- a CDS encoding AAA family ATPase, translating into MITDYNLPDNIVDILNANKREDDDTFQELIRQGGYVPPHINLLIDAISALSMGKNILLKGPTGAGKTKFAETLSSLFHQPMFSINCSVDLDAESLMGFKTLAYQDEKQKIEFVPGPVTSAMNDGTFLYIDEINMAKPETLPLINGVLDYRRTITNPFTNEIITAEKGFNVIAAINEGYVGTVPLNEALKNRFIVIDVPYIEGEDLKQLIESNTKLTDKTTIDLFVTLSTDLIRAVYQGKLAEDAASIRALLDACDLSAIIPPKRAILRSIVDKLDEEREREFVKNLADTLF
- a CDS encoding vWA domain-containing protein yields the protein MKYNRWDDSKVDTNLFLQLQDLTTILSDNQDLKFEYKYGSFIDLIDDEVTGSHFWDVNNQTIKESGYKTDVFLRSIGTLQHSHVPTLKGFLENNVESSLPKFTIQFMTLLEDLRLEEIITKVRPGTKKDFSVRRNYLKHHFQTELTANVTRSNRLDELFCLIYLLLQADSPDPVFPRANEQQLNSLEELKPLLYSSFEAKSTADSIRIAEQVAVQLGEQYRDMTHDYFTFPISQIEKYERNTLFDELTRTDDLANEDIEDVDDENNEYIDEQFSSWHRENQNSDRKQTFLQFDLEVGTKTNIMGGGTRETEDADQAMGTIQGASGQSEKNDYSELESLEKQAGTKGKQTTESAYGEENKDAVAIDKRATAPSWDDEQAYQETVHSIETYKRKLATTIEKTLEHKKNEPRRDLLFGRLSHNLLPVVIDENPRVFYKKNQESKNIDAVFTLLVDCSASMHNKMDETKRGIVLFHEALKQLRIPHSIVGFWEDANDAKDTYQPNYFHRIHSYTDSVYQNDGAKIMQLEPEEDNRDGFSIRVMTKELAARREKNKFLLVFSDGEPAAWNYDQNGIVDTNLAVSEARKKGIDVIGMFLADGGIDEREDETMKNIYGKERLMIPSVSELPEHVAPLLKRLLLRVV